The following are encoded in a window of Centroberyx gerrardi isolate f3 chromosome 1, fCenGer3.hap1.cur.20231027, whole genome shotgun sequence genomic DNA:
- the LOC139912272 gene encoding regulator of G-protein signaling 9-binding protein: MGKDECKTMLDALNKVTACYRHLVIALGSTSDSQNLREELKKTRKKAQELAVANRTKLTALLKDKTISKDDRTEYERLWVLFSSSMELLEVDMKRSLEIGQDFPLKVPTRHLIQTGMTGSTTTVAARAMSVQNMKYEADGNIETADLKDLQAEISQVGQMMEEMEMKVQVAPWAVEAKQEAGAELKSNMSIGNSSVGVISICEEEPKDDEGGVRETSFASFCAVIVFFIIVMVAGVLGYLVINMS; the protein is encoded by the coding sequence ATGGGGAAAGACGAATGCAAAACCATGCTGGACGCTTTGAACAAAGTGACCGCCTGTTACAGACATTTGGTCATCGCTTTGGGAAGCACTTCGGACTCGCAGAACCTGCgagaggagctgaagaagaCCCGAAAAAAGGCCCAGGAGCTGGCCGTGGCCAACAGGACTAAACTGACCGCTCTGCTCAAAGACAAGACCATCAGCAAAGATGACCGCACCGAGTACGAGCGCCTATGGGTGCTGTTCTCGAGCAGCATGGAGCTCCTGGAAGTGGACATGAAAAGGTCCCTGGAGATAGGGCAGGACTTCCCCCTCAAGGTCCCGACCAGACACCTCATCCAGACCGGGATGACCGGCAGCACCACCACCGTGGCGGCGCGGGCCATGAGCGTGCAGAACATGAAGTACGAGGCGGACGGCAACATCGAGACGGCGGACCTGAAGGACCTGCAGGCCGAGATCAGCCAGGTGGGCCAGatgatggaggagatggagatgaaggtgCAGGTGGCGCCCTGGGCGGTCGAGGCCAAGCAGGAGGCGGGCGCGGAGCTCAAGTCCAACATGAGCATCGGAAATTCCTCCGTGGGTGTCATCTCCATCTGCGAAGAGGAGCCCAAAGACGacgagggaggagtgagggagactAGTTTTGCGTCGTTTTGCGCGGTGATTGTGTTCTTTATCATCGTTATGGTCGCCGGGGTTCTGGGATATTTGGTGATCAACATGTCCTGA
- the nudt19 gene encoding acyl-coenzyme A diphosphatase NUDT19 has product MNTALKRWKEAATIILAAGTSHRRGVDSLSSRMLEKGASASPVDTGNGQPTLPHKSAFNYEALLLKRSGKSGFMPSAYVFPGGLVDSSDFSSEWLDIFKAFRNSPNFGLGNVKQPAETRPPIFATDRLKLGSPVPGEVAFRICALRETFEESGVLLVVSKTEESNLLKGIEDNRACDPIQPHVSKVNELCDRSELTKWRALVNKNPSNFIRMCRELELLPNIWALHEWGNWLTPAGVYGKERRYDTAFFICCLQEIPHTLQDEKEIVHFKWSTPSEILHSYQARELWIAPPQFYELSRMCRFPLLDDLHNFASQRAAEGCEQWLPVRVVKDDCYVSLLPGDRLYPEDGSGQIEVNTSPDPHLEDSALHRIVLFDPYTTTVQVTITPKYKHLLPFEGPALMRGPNSQL; this is encoded by the exons ATGAACACCGCTCTGAAGCGCTGGAAGGAGGCGGCGACTATCATTTTAGCTGCAGGCACGAGCCACCGGCGCGGCGTGGACAGCTTGTCGTCCAGGATGCTGGAGAAAGGTGCGTCGGCTTCACCGGTGGACACCGGTAACGGGCAGCCGACCCTGCCGCACAAGTCCGCCTTTAATTACGAGGCTTTGCTGCTTAAACGAAGCGGTAAAAGCGGATTCATGCCCAGCGCTTACGTGTTTCCCGGCGGGTTGGTGGACTCGTCGGATTTCTCCAGTGAATGGCTGGACATTTTCAAAGCTTTCAGGAACTCACCTAATTTCGGTTTGGGAAATGTCAAACAGCCGGCGGAGACGAGACCTCCAATCTTTGCCACTGACCGACTGAAACTCGGCTCTCCTGTCCCGGGGGAGGTCGCGTTCAGGATTTGCGCCTTGCGGGAGACGTTTGAGGAGTCCGGTGTGCTGCTGGTTGTGTCTAAAACGGAGGAGAGCAACCTGTTAAAAGGTATCGAGGACAACCGCGCCTGTGATCCAATACAACCACACGTGTCAAAAGTGAATGAGCTGTGCGATAGGAGTGAGCTCACCAAGTGGAGGGCCCTAGTGAACAAAAACCCCTCCAACTTCATCAGGATGTGCAGAGAGTTGGAGTTGCTGCCCAACATCTGGGCGTTACACGAGTGGGGTAACTGGCTGACTCCCGCGGGCGTCTatgggaaggaaaggaggtacGACACAGCCTTTTTCATTTGCTGCTTGCAGGAGATTCCCCACACGCTTCAGGACGAGAAGGAAATTGTGCACTTCAAG tggtcCACGCCCTCTGAGATTCTCCACAGCTACCAGGCCAGGGAGTTGTGGATCGCCCCACCACAGTTCTACGAGCTCAGCCGCATGTGCCGCTTCCCTCTGCTAGATGACCTCCACAACTTCGCCAGCCAGCGAGCCGCCGAGGGCTGCGAACAGTGGCTTCCTGTTCGTGTGGTCAAAGACGACTGCTACGTATCCCTGCTACCAG gTGACAGACTGTACCCAGAGGACGGCTCAGGACAGATTGAGGTGAACACGAGCCCAGACCCTCATCTGGAGGATTCTGCACTCCACCGCATCGTGCTTTTTGACCCATACACCACAACTGTGCAGGTCACCATCACGCCCAAGTACAAGCACCTGCTGCCTTTTGAAGGGCCAGCCTTGATGCGTGGCCCAAACAGTCAGCTTTGA